cttttggaacgtaagcatatcttggaacgtaagcgtagcttgactcgggcttgaaaacgtacctgttgatattatagcgtaacttgaaggaacgtaagcgtagctgactATTTGCGTCGCTTGGAACAGaaccaaataatacctcaacaatctcaaaaatagAACTTCATTCaaagaattaaaaaattatattttgtttacaaaataatgctttgattattttgttttatcattatttttgtttcaaccttttACAACATTCTTATTCACCTGTCTTTTTTGACGATCGGGGCTTGATCcattttttaagctactcacacaataacactgtcaatataacgaAATGCGTTTTGACATAATCAATCTTTtttaattacctgaaaactcctaACAAAAAGAAACTAAACAGAGCATtatgcgatcataagaaataacggaatcgacacgaggtgtaccgactgacaaacccacgatgacaaacatgtactttgatgtctgGCTCCACACCCCTCCCAAGCTAACGGCGAGACCCGCACGCTTGGAGTTCATAGTGCCTgggattacacctccagcccccccccccccccccccccccccacgagacacggcatgtgcGGTACGGTATATGCCCCGAGGCTTACGTTCTGATTGCTCCAAGCCGTGGGGCCATATTATAACAagcttccgttacacggactctttgaatgcgaatcttacattagatttttcaccattatttacattttgtagcgataatttgaatacatgatctttttcgtcaattattcgttaatttttttgtaattttttttttttaattaggttAAGTAAGTTACTTTaagacggctggaagtaaaactagcccggaaggtcacgtgattgtttgtaccacttttgggttagaacaatcacgcgacctgcgtttttgtcttaaaatgctcaaaaacggctaaacttgatgattttgtttaaggactgttcttcttaattcctggaagaccgttgaagtcttatcttagtctattttgttgcccaaatagcccaattcggccggtgtgtccctttaatccAACTTAATGGCTATTTATGCCAAAAAACGTTCAGTACCATGAGCGTTTACTAACAGTGGGTTCAAGGAAAATGaacatcaacattttgtttcgAAAACGAAATCCAACTTAAAATCAAAACATGAAAACCAGATTTTTcgttttgtacaaaaaaagcACAAGGCCATTTTTGTAGTGTACATCAAGTTAAAGGCATCTGTTTGAagtctagttttttttctttagaaatGAAGTTCTTAAGATTTCGCTTGTACATTTTAAGAATGTTAAGACTTTCTTTAAAATCTTTTCTAGCAACTATCCACAAGTGGGGCTCTTGGAGCgtgcccgaggtgcactgacgtcaccacgggaaggctcacgtggtGACGTATCTGTGGGTTTTCCTGGTTCGaagacgaacgtggggtaattgtgtgcccacgttcgtcctggaaaaaaaaaaatagaatacgcaacatcggggtcgacccagggaagctaaacgaacgcacccatagtcgGTCGTGCGATGGTCGTGCGATGGAAAtttatagtcatcgctgaggcctaTAAAAGCTGTGTCTTTTTGGATCGCGTGTCAAGATTTCTatcgcccgaccatcgcgcgaccgactataaaccggccgtAATACCGATTTTTTTTACCGTCCACCTAGTACAGTgcggtttattttattttgtttatgaccTACTTATtatgtattcatttatttttttattacaattatttGCTATAAGCCTTGGAGATGGTACCATAGACTACGTTGGCCTCGGGTATCACAGCATTATTGAACACGGTGATCCGAACCAGCAGTTTATCCAGGGTACTTGGGTACTACACGAGAAATGGGGCAAAGGTTCTGTAGCAATGGATAACGACATCGGCTTGATTCATCTTGACACACCCGCCATGATGAACAACGATGTGAAAGACATCAGCATCGCTTCCAGTGAGCCCAAGAAGGGATTGGAACTGCTTGTTAGCGGATGGGGAAGCCATAACCgtaagtttttgagagagtTTTGCcattgttatcttttttttcgGAAGCTAGAAGGCAACAAACTTTCCAGATAAATCCATCGTGGACTTGTATGAACACGGTGTCTGATGCGCAGCGCAGCACCGGTGGCTAGAAGCTCCAAATAGACCGTGTGAATTTATCTCGAGAGAGTCGAGTTTTCGCGAGATTCTGGATCCAATCTGGActgtaagcaaaacaaaaataataataatattaatgaaaaagattACTAGAGACAAACTTACCTTTATTGTGGTTGAATATAACTCGAGGAAGCCGCGCACGTATTAGAACGGTACGCACACGGTGCAAACTAAGAGAATCCAAGGTTCCCTACTGAAATGGATTGAATTCTTCCTCACCACCCGCATACAACAAGTTGATATAGATGGTGAGTCATCCGCCCCACTTGTGTAACATCCGGAGTACCACAGGGTACAGTCATGGGTCCTCCCCTATTCATCTTATTCTTAAATGATcttcataataacaataataattgtggcttctcatcaagcgcacatgtccgtcacccagtgacgctcctggtgctgtaacatacattatttcctgccagattgtgggactacgtttgaattatgagatctaattctgatagcaccatgtaatgctttacaagatgctgtggcgcaatttgctgccgattggaccaggaacaccggggcgaaccccttctttgttcgataagtgcactgggttcttgtacatgcgttacataacacaatacatgggaccaatggcttaacgtcccattcgaaggacgaagcaatggctaagtgtcttgcttaaggtcacaagtgtcacggctggggattcgaacccacactctgctgatcagaaacaccggagtttgcattcggtgctcttacccgctcggccacgacacttccacgacACTTCCCGGGTTAGAATGCTCGTAGATGATTGCGTCGTCTACCGAGAGATGTTCTTGAAGAACACGTACGTACTTCTTGGTAAATCTTCATCGTATTAGGTTCAGTGCTGGAAGTGTACCAGATGCCTACGCTGCTGTGACGTATTGACCTATCAACAAAACTAGACACTTCATATCAATAGGAATACATTTGTGTCTtaactttttccttttttttttaatattgtagCGAGCTCCTGGGATCCTCCACCTGAACTGCATGAGGTGGTTGTATTCGCCAACTCTCATCAGGAGTGCGTGGGCGCTTACGGCTCCATCAGTCTAAATATGTTCTGCGCTAGTATTGAAGGAGGAGGAAAAGATGCTTGCCAGGTAAAACAAATAGTTCAGTACCACTCGATGCCATTATTAAATTGTTAGTATATATTAGCTGATCACTAACTACAACATTATTACACTTTGGTTCTGTAAGTGACCTAATTTCAGTATGATaactatttgtttgtgtttgtgtaatGCAATTTGTTGAGCCTTGTTTAGAAACGCATGAAGACACTTCACATGTAtttttactatacctcatacatattcatggcaGAGAttcgagttctcattggtctattcatcatcacgtgccaggtgttaattttgcgaactaccaagcgcgcacgtgaatattcacgcaagtggtaaatgcgcatgacaagtaatagttccccgggagctattctacttgtcatgcgcactaccattgcGCAACGTCATCCCCGGGCGCTATAAATACAGCAACTATTACTTCATAAGATTGGGCCTTATATATTTAAACAGGGTGACAGCGGTGGACCAATCGTCAGTAACTTCGCTGCCGACTCCCATCAGGATGGTGTGCTGCTGGACGGTATTGTGAGTTGGGGCTACGGCTGCGCAGAGGCCGCGCATCCTGGAGTCTACACAAAGATATCAAACTATTGTGACTGGATTTTCCAGAAAACCAATGGCCAAGTCAAATGTGCATAAAACTTAGCTCACATTTATCGACTGATTATTTCTGGTGATTTATGTTTTAAGCTTTAAAACCTCCTGGGCACAATTTATCCGCATTCCGGGTCCCATGAATTGTGCCCTGTCTTGCTTTTAGAATGATGCAGAAAGTGGTTATAATTAATGGGAACTTTAACTCGGATCCTgagtcagtttgacccatttcgTTTTAAAACAGATCAAGAAACAGGTCATGCACCACGGGACTTAGATCAGTTTTAAGATGGGAGCTTTAAGTTGAGAGTGTAACTGGATTTTGATCgagtttataaaaacaataataacagggAGACCGAATGCTGTGGGAGATGTTTAACTaacaatcacaatcacaatcacagGAAGTCGTTTGGGAAAACGGCAGACGATTGCAGATAACTGTACATTTAGGGAAGTCAAGAATAGTTGCATGATTTCTGCAATATGAAACCAAAAACGCAGTATTTTAggcaaacaacacaaaatagGTTTCATACTTTGAACAATGTGATGAAcgagtacaaaaacaaaactaaaatggATTTTCTACAACCAGAAAAGATTAACGAGCTaacaaacaagacaaacaaCACCAGCTGTGCAGTCTGCCACGTGCAGCCTCCCGAAATTAAATGTTACTTAACCACAAGTCAATTGTCCACATTTCCCTAATAAGTAACTTTTGAATTAAGCTGACATAGCCTACTTAGGTATTCTGAACAATAAAACCAGATGACGTGTGCGACAAAAATAACTGTTGTATTACCGTGTTTggatttttatttgattgatattgttttcaaaagttTATATTCATGATAATAAAGGCAATAATGATAATGTGGCTTGTTATATAGCATACATGTCCGTCAcacagtgacgctcctggcgctgtataCGTACATTATTTTCTGACaggatgtgggactacgtttttgaattatgagacttaATTCTGATAGCACAATGTAATTCTTTAGAAGATGCTGTGACGCattttgctgccgatcggaccaggaacaccggggcgaaccccttctcgtgtcgataagtgcactgttttgtttacatgcgttacaccacacatgggaccaacgacttaACGCCCCATCCGAAGaaagaagcaatggttaagtgtcttgctttaggacacaagtgtcacgcctAAGTGTCTAAACCGTTTACGGAATTAGGTGATGTagtatcattaaaggcagtggacactattggtaattacttaaaataattattagcataaaaccttacttggtaatgagtaatggggaaaggttgatagtataaaacattgtgagaaacggctccctctgaagtgacgtagtttacgataaataagtaattttccacgaatttgatttcaagaccatAAGTttcaaatttgaggtctcgaaatcaagcatctgaaagataCAGCTCCAtgagacaaggttttttttctttcattattagctcacaacttcgacgaccaattcagctgaatttttcagagatttgttattttatacatataatgttgagatacacctagtgggAAGACGTGTCTAAGTTGACAATTAAAATgtatagttttatttttatttttgtttgaaccCTCGAAATGACACTTAAGAGGAACTATAAAGAAAAACTCTTAAGTCGTCAGAGGTCAGTGTAACAGTCATTTCAAGGGGCAAACTTCCAAGACATTGAAAAATAACCCATTATAAAGGAGACTGGTGTTTTGCGGATGTAAAATGCTCGAAGTATTTATGATTTTACACGAAAGTGTGAAAATACTCCGCATTTGTGAAATGTATCATTTATACCCCGCTACGCGTTTCAACGAATCTATTAATTCGAGATCTTTAGCAACACAGATGAGCTTAACGATAACAAGaagttttaacaaaaattatccTCTTGAAGTAATGGATTTTTGAAGAAAGAAGAAGTTTTACCCAAACACCTGAAtctaagaagaaaaacaattcctTTGCCCCACACTTTTATGTTGAACAATATTTAGACACAAATTCATGCAGTCACCTAGCGGGGTGCCTTGCGAAACGAGCCACCACGCTAGTCTAAAATAACGATTGTTTACAGTAcaaactcttggtggcgctcttTATTGTTGAGGTCCAAAATTAGACTTAATACTGTGCAAGGTTTCTTACACTACTAACATGCACTTTCAAATCTTTGTTTGGGGTCAGAGTTAGAATTGACTGTTGTAGAGTTCTCCAGATTCATCAGGGCGATGTCACTCGCAATCCAACTGATGACCAGCACCATCATCATAATATATATGTATCCTCCAAAGGACGGGGACAAAATTGCTTATTGGGACGGATGAACTAACCGAGAATACCTTATGTTAGCAGTGCAATGCATCAAGTGTAATAAATACAAACACTGAACAAAGAAACCAAGAATCAAAACGTTAACATACGGACACATTACGTTCTTGTTGTTTACATGATCTGTGTGCTGGGAGAAATCATTCAGTTTGCGTCGAGCAAAACCCCGTATTTGTGTACGCGTCCATGTTTAGTTCGTGCGGTATAGGGATGAAATATTTATGGTAaaaatatagcgccctcttgtgttaaAATAATTTCCCTCTTTGCACGACATAAGGTAGACCTGGCCCTTGTCTTTTTCTGTTACTCAGAGCTAGCGATTAAATTAGATACAATAaaatcattggataaacgtgcacagtATTGTGACCTTTCAATAGATGTcaaaacagtacactcctatcacgtccgctaTAGAGTTTGACTCCGTATAAATGTGAAATGACGGTCAAACGGGCATGTATACGCCGGCTGGAGGGCCGGTCTATGGctttattcacgagcctcgaaatatgacgtcagatgttcaggctagacattgtatccaatgatatcattgtatcaatggaatcactggatctaagTGGCATGTACTTGTTATTACCATTGTGGATGAAGACAGTGGCCCAGTCGAGATACAAGGGAGCTTTCGATTCGGGACGGGAGGAGGAGCGGGGGcgataacaaattaaaagtgtATTTCTTTCAAGGGAAGATAAAACCACCAGATTGGTGTATTTTATCTACAATAACTTTCTCACGTGTAATTCCAACAATGCATGCACATGCTTTGTGTACTCAGTGGTTGTGTGAGCAACGACGGAAGACTGAACGTTGTTACGTGCGCATAATTCATTACAATGTCAAAAAGGAACTAAGGCACGACAGAGACATTTGACAAGGAAGAGTGAAACCTAACCAGCGATTATATTCAcgatgataatttattttatactcaaacaacaatatttaaagcaataaaacaattaataatgtacatgacagatttaatacaattcaaatgaaAGACCCTAAGATTATAGCTACCGGAAGTTTGATGACTGGGTTTGATGTGCTGGTTACACGGTGTCTCTTCTAAATTGACGTCTGGCACTAGTAAGATTGATACATCTGGGGAGATGCCTCAAACCTGGCATgggtttaggccatctaggaagagcctgaaaaccgggcgtgggtttaaggccatctaggaagagcctcaaaaccgggcgtgggttttaggccaaCGGAGCGCAAGAACCGGGTGGTTCAAACCATCgacttgaaggagaaagagcacagttttgactgactgtctctgtgcaagaaccggttggttcaagccatcaacttgaaggagaaagagcacagttgtGACTGACTGTCTCTATAACTGGAATATGGCTGAAACACCAATACTGGACAATGGTGTGGCCGACGGTTGGAGTGGTGACACCCATCAATGTGTGAGTTGGGCAGAGCCCCTGGCTGACTCAGTGGTGGCGGAGTGATGAGTGTAACCCAGCAAGAGGCATACCCAGTATTTTATAGGCTAGAAACATCACACAATGCAGTGGGCAATTATACTaaacattgtgtccactgcACATTAACAATATGTTTGGAGTGTCAACACATTAAGGACACAATGTTACATTATGACCGTTGCATAACATCTAACAATACACATTGTGAAGCAGACTGACCTGTTTTGTCAAATACCACAGATGTTCTTAAAGACcaacaaatatgtcataacaaaaGTAACAGGATAAGGGAGAGAGAAAGCCCATATGTAACAGTCTTCCCCCCTTGGGGAAaagttttttaagaaaaactttccaatttaaagtacacaaaatgcatgaaatttAGTACATAACACTAAAACAGTACCATAAAATCTCATCATTCGCATTTATACATTAACGAATTACATTATAATAGCTCCA
This region of Asterias rubens chromosome 18, eAstRub1.3, whole genome shotgun sequence genomic DNA includes:
- the LOC117302121 gene encoding trypsin-2-like, translating into MIDHLATVIMKGLLLALAVLIPSCLGSLIVGGHESVAHSRPYQVALMERNKIQFCGGTLVHPEWVVSAAHCSLGDGTIDYVGLGYHSIIEHGDPNQQFIQGTWVLHEKWGKGSVAMDNDIGLIHLDTPAMMNNDVKDISIASSEPKKGLELLVSGWGSHNPSSWDPPPELHEVVVFANSHQECVGAYGSISLNMFCASIEGGGKDACQGDSGGPIVSNFAADSHQDGVLLDGIVSWGYGCAEAAHPGVYTKISNYCDWIFQKTNGQVKCA